The Rhopalosiphum maidis isolate BTI-1 chromosome 1, ASM367621v3, whole genome shotgun sequence genome has a segment encoding these proteins:
- the LOC113560112 gene encoding uncharacterized protein LOC113560112, with product MDTLSSIAFYSILLLSYNEVHGIDTDSINQNVLNKSQNANETSLSTAERFRRLIPYVTYYVVGNNDQNDVPYQYQYQNPNPNSNTPRPLQKNNFYFQNERKPQQVQQPATQYQEHNYQISNQQFRQQQQHATSAGYLRFPSSPKTKRPIAVITTTTEMPYIIHQTETPYNYYYDYSQTSPKPIAIKHSNHPAFLPTIPSTLNSFSEQEHLQFSTKVKKQRRPKPKRPTTPVTTTTTTDKYGALNELLNGYDLGNRLSNKITAENIGSSIQTLSAVLQLLQNEADEQQARPLRPKKPKPEYRPDPIDEYDTGDVGNPGRPGVDYPTLSVIPKTSFDCKTQRYKGFFGDPETLCQVWHYCDLNGGQASFLCPNGTIFNQVSLTCDWWFNVKCDTTAQLYVLNERLYKYIIPSKPSFPEDYEGPLVDRYLEDKFKETEKKRGQQKVPMPPVINVTTVEPESVRTPYQQLLDVDV from the exons ATGGACACGCTTAGTAGTATCGCGTTTTACAGTATTCTGTTATTGAGTTACAACGAAGTGCACGGTATCGACACAg actcgataaatcaaaatgtgtTGAACAAGAGCCAAAATGCAAATGAAACATCATTGTCAACTGCCGAACGTTTTCGACGCCTAATACCTTACGTGACGTACTACGTAGTCGGTAATAACGACCAAAACGACGTGCCATATCAATATCAATATCAAAATCCTAATCCAAATTCAAACACGCCCAGACCtttgcaaaaaaataacttttattttcaaaatgaaagAAAACCGCAACAAGTACAACAGCCCGCCACCCAGTACCAAGAACATAATTATCAGATATCAAATCAACAATTCcgtcaacaacaacaacatgcTACGTCGGCAGGATATCTGCGATTTCCAAGCTCTCCAAAAACTAAAAGGCCTATTGCAGTAATAACAACGACGACTGAAATGCCATACATCATCCACCAGACAGAAAccccatataattattattacgattatagTCAAACGAGCCCTAAACCAATTGCTATTAAACACAGCAATCATCCTGCATTTTTACCGACAATACCATCAACTCTAAATTCGTTTTCAGAACAAGAACATCTGCAATTTTCGACCAAAGTGAAAAAACAAAGAAGACCCAAGCCGAAAAGACCAACAACTCCTGTAACTACAACCACGACAACAGATAAATACGGTGCACTTAACGAATTGTTGAACGGTTATGATTTGGGAAATCGTCTTTCAAACAAAATCACAGCCGAAAACATAGGTTCAAGTATACAGACACTGTCGGCTGTGTTACAATTATTGCAAAATGAGGCGGACGAACAACAGGCGCGACCATTGCGACCGAAGAAACCTAAGCCAGAATATCGTCCAGATCCAATCGACGAATATGATACTGGTGACGTAGGAAATCCAGGAAGGCCAGGCGTGGATTATCCGACGCTCTCAGTTATACCAAAGACTAGCTTCGATTGCAAAACCCAAAGATACAAGGGGTTCTTCGGAGATCCAGAAACACTGTGCCAA gtgtgGCATTACTGTGACTTAAACGGTGGCCAAGCATCATTTTTGTGCCCAAATGGAACTATATTCAATCAAGTTTCACTGACATGTGATTGGTggtttaatgtaaaatgtgaTACAACTGCTCAACTCTACGTACTTAATGAAcgcttatacaaatatattataccatctaAACCTAGTTTTCCAGAAGATTATGAAGGACCATTGGTAGATAGATATTTAGAAGATAAATTTAAGGAAACCGAAAAAAAAAGAGGCCAACAAAAAGTACCAATGCCACCAGTAATAAATGTCACTACTGTTGAACCTGAATCAGTTAGAACACCATATCAACAATTACTTGACGTAgatgtataa